One Echinicola strongylocentroti DNA window includes the following coding sequences:
- a CDS encoding Gfo/Idh/MocA family protein: protein MTKEGKLRLGILGLGEGRSTISAALNSQKIQLVQICDRNEELCKQRAKEFDFAHYTTRYEDMLENEGIDAIGIYTPDKLHASHIKMAMEHGKHVVCTKPLLDDLKDAKELIALQEKTGKRLFVGQSSRFFEPMKRQRADYKKGLIGDLITVEAYYHADHRWFLEKPWALEPAFKWLYGGLSHPVDFIRWYLPEIEEVMGYGMLSANGQKGGLKNPDTMHFIYKAKDGRIARVSGAYTGPVQPALRDSEMSCILRGTEGSSQGDYMELRYAITDNTGEEQVVTWEHKSKHYFRFEGKSHHAGEYNNYLEHFADSIHYDFVAYPDLTEGIGTIALLKTMEKSLNTGQPEKVADVIAEFGLEKYLKRE, encoded by the coding sequence ATGACAAAGGAAGGAAAGCTAAGGTTGGGGATTTTGGGCCTAGGGGAAGGGCGGAGTACGATATCTGCCGCCCTGAACAGCCAAAAGATCCAGCTGGTACAGATCTGTGACCGTAACGAGGAACTGTGTAAGCAGCGGGCAAAAGAATTCGATTTTGCCCATTATACCACACGGTATGAAGACATGCTGGAAAATGAAGGTATCGATGCGATCGGGATCTATACACCGGATAAGCTCCATGCTTCCCATATCAAAATGGCCATGGAGCATGGCAAGCATGTCGTGTGCACCAAACCGTTGTTGGATGATCTCAAGGATGCCAAGGAATTGATAGCGCTGCAAGAGAAAACCGGTAAGCGCCTTTTTGTAGGGCAAAGCAGTCGGTTTTTTGAGCCGATGAAGCGGCAGCGGGCAGACTATAAAAAAGGCTTGATCGGGGATTTGATCACCGTGGAGGCTTACTACCATGCCGATCACCGATGGTTTTTGGAGAAACCATGGGCCTTGGAGCCGGCTTTTAAGTGGCTATACGGTGGGTTGAGCCATCCGGTGGATTTTATCCGGTGGTATTTGCCGGAGATCGAGGAAGTGATGGGCTATGGTATGCTCAGTGCCAATGGCCAAAAAGGAGGATTGAAAAATCCAGACACGATGCACTTTATCTATAAGGCCAAGGACGGGCGCATCGCAAGGGTCTCGGGAGCCTATACGGGGCCGGTGCAGCCAGCATTGAGGGACAGCGAAATGAGCTGTATCCTGAGAGGTACTGAGGGCAGCAGCCAGGGAGATTATATGGAACTGCGCTATGCAATCACGGACAACACAGGCGAGGAACAAGTGGTGACCTGGGAGCATAAGTCCAAGCACTATTTCCGTTTTGAGGGGAAAAGCCACCATGCGGGAGAATACAATAATTACTTGGAGCACTTTGCCGACAGCATCCACTACGATTTTGTGGCCTATCCAGACCTAACAGAAGGGATTGGTACCATCGCCCTGCTGAAGACCATGGAGAAAAGCCTGAACACCGGCCAACCAGAAAAGGTAGCCGATGTAATTGCTGAATTTGGCCTGGAAAAATACCTGAAAAGGGAATGA
- a CDS encoding phytanoyl-CoA dioxygenase family protein, whose product MSKILSDEQLNQFQEDGFCIVKNVIPKELLKRLQEECQRFMKEKDDEMDRKGVEVDEINHKGKRYFIALRYKDSETMQDLIFGKEMEEITRKILGEDVYLFLEQFVVKAADKGMTFSWHQDSGYLDFEHKPYLSVWCPLDDVTEENGTVYLLPYKDAGTKDRIDHELQEGTNDKVGYFGDNPGIPAILNAGDVALFSSTCFHRSGSNKTGKSRRVLLIQYSAEPIMKGEKPLYWADPFVVNGERKKEVPA is encoded by the coding sequence ATGAGCAAAATCTTATCAGACGAGCAATTAAATCAGTTTCAAGAGGATGGTTTTTGTATAGTCAAAAATGTCATTCCCAAAGAACTACTAAAGCGACTACAGGAGGAGTGTCAGCGTTTTATGAAGGAAAAGGATGATGAAATGGACCGCAAAGGTGTGGAAGTAGACGAGATCAACCACAAGGGAAAGCGTTATTTTATAGCCCTTCGTTACAAAGATAGCGAAACCATGCAGGACCTGATCTTTGGCAAGGAGATGGAGGAAATCACCCGTAAAATCCTTGGTGAAGATGTTTACCTTTTTTTGGAGCAGTTTGTCGTCAAGGCTGCGGATAAAGGCATGACCTTCAGCTGGCATCAAGATTCGGGTTACCTTGATTTTGAGCACAAGCCATATTTATCGGTTTGGTGTCCTCTTGATGATGTCACAGAAGAGAATGGTACCGTGTACCTGCTGCCTTATAAGGATGCCGGCACCAAAGACAGAATTGACCACGAGCTACAAGAAGGAACCAACGATAAGGTAGGTTACTTCGGAGATAACCCAGGCATCCCTGCCATTCTCAATGCGGGCGATGTGGCGTTGTTTTCCAGCACTTGTTTTCACCGCAGTGGCTCCAACAAGACCGGGAAATCCAGAAGGGTGCTCTTGATCCAGTATTCTGCCGAACCGATCATGAAAGGGGAAAAGCCACTGTACTGGGCAGATCCTTTTGTCGTGAATGGCGAACGCAAAAAAGAGGTACCCGCATAA